One genomic segment of Brassica napus cultivar Da-Ae chromosome A3, Da-Ae, whole genome shotgun sequence includes these proteins:
- the LOC106438040 gene encoding zinc finger CCCH domain-containing protein 29 translates to MCGSERNLCSSRTILTEDELMRAKAEQERVDATMCLLEYAACDDLPSFKRQTEENSLDINEPGLWYCKRVGSKKMGFQERTPLMVAAMYGSIEVLTYIISTGRSDVNRVSSDEEKVTALHCAVSGCSVSIVQVIKILLDASASPNNVDANGNKPVDILVQASRFIPNQTRKAVELLLTGIISSEEEEVMKSVVSKYPADATLPDINEGVYGTDEFRMFSFKVKPCSRAYSHDWTECPFVHPGENARRRDPRKFPYSCVPCLEFRKGSCPKGDSCEYAHGVFESWLHPAQYKTRLCKDETCCARKVCFFAHRRDELRAVNASTGSAIVSPPMSPSSPMGNNLSPRDGGLWQNRVNGLTPPPLQLNGSRLKSSLSARDMDMEMELRLRRGAYDSPSSVMQLQSPSWSHYPSSPMRQPPPHGFESSAAMAAAVMNARSSAFARRSLSFKPAPVATSNVVSEWGSPNGKLEWGMQREEMNKMRRSASFGIHGNNNNSYNNVSVSVRDYSDEPDVSWVNSLVKESEPERAFGLNERVGNTFKVRSWAEQMYIDHEKQQIVA, encoded by the coding sequence ATGTGCGGCTCAGAGAGAAACCTCTGCTCTTCAAGAACCATTTTAACAGAAGATGAACTCATGAGGGCCAAAGCAGAACAAGAGCGTGTTGACGCCACCATGTGTCTTCTTGAATACGCAGCATGCGACGATCTACCATCGTTCAAGAGACAAACCGAAGAGAACTCGCTGGACATCAACGAACCGGGCTTGTGGTACTGCAAACGGGTCGGGTCAAAGAAGATGGGTTTCCAAGAAAGAACACCTCTCATGGTTGCTGCTATGTACGGAAGCATCGAAGTTCTAACTTACATAATCTCCACAGGAAGATCAGACGTGAACAGAGTTTCAAGCGACGAGGAGAAAGTCACAGCTCTTCACTGTGCTGTTTCTGGCTGTTCTGTCTCTATCGTCCAAGTCATCAAGATCTTGCTTGATGCCTCTGCTTCACCTAATAACGTTGACGCTAATGGGAATAAACCGGTTGATATATTGGTTCAAGCTTCTCGGTTTATACCTAACCAGACTAGAAAAGCGGTTGAGCTTCTGTTAACCGGAATAATTAGTtcagaagaggaggaagtgaTGAAGAGTGTTGTGAGTAAGTATCCAGCAGATGCAACTCTCCCTGATATCAACGAAGGTGTTTATGGAACAGACGAGTTTAGGATGTTTAGCTTCAAGGTCAAGCCATGTTCTAGGGCTTACTCACACGACTGGACCGAGTGTCCTTTTGTTCATCCTGGCGAGAACGCGAGGAGGAGAGATCCGAGGAAGTTTCCTTACAGCTGTGTCCCTTGTCTTGAGTTTCGTAAAGGGTCTTGTCCTAAAGGAGATTCTTGCGAGTATGCGCACGGTGTTTTCGAGTCTTGGCTTCACCCTGCTCAGTATAAGACACGGCTTTGTAAAGACGAGACGTGTTGcgcaaggaaggtttgtttctttGCTCATAGGAGGGATGAGCTGAGAGCTGTTAATGCTTCCACTGGCTCAGCAATTGTTTCACCGCCGATGTCTCCTTCATCGCCTATGGGTAATAATTTGTCTCCAAGAGACGGTGGTTTATGGCAGAACAGAGTTAATGGCCTTACACCACCACCGTTGCAGCTTAACGGTAGTAGACTGAAGTCGAGTTTGAGCGCTAGAGATATGGATATGGAGATGGAGCTAAGGCTTCGTCGTGGTGCTTATGATTCTCCTTCTTCTGTGATGCAACTTCAGTCTCCAAGCTGGAGCCATTACCCTTCTTCTCCTATGAGGCAACCGCCGCCACACGGGTTCGAGTCTTCAGCGGCTATGGCAGCTGCGGTGATGAACGCGAGATCCTCAGCGTTTGCTAGACGCAGTTTGAGTTTCAAACCAGCTCCGGTTGCTACTTCGAATGTTGTTTCGGAGTGGGGATCGCCTAACGGGAAGCTTGAGTGGGGAATGCAAAGAGAGGAGATGAACAAGATGAGGAGAAGTGCCTCCTTTGGCATTCAcggaaacaacaacaacagttaCAACAATGTGTCGGTTTCTGTAAGAGACTACAGTGATGAGCCAGATGTCTCCTGGGTGAACTCTTTGGTGAAAGAGAGTGAGCCTGAGAGAGCCTTTGGGTTGAATGAGCGGGTAGGGAACACGTTTAAGGTGCGGTCGTGGGCAGAGCAAATGTACATAGACCATGAGAAGCAGCAGATTGTGGCATAA